From the genome of Candidatus Competibacteraceae bacterium:
GGCGGCAACCTGTTCCACAGCTTCGGCCAGTTCTCCATCGATACCGGCGAATCCGCCACCTTCAGCGGTCCCAATTCGGTGAACAACATCATCGGCCGGGTCACCGGCGGTGAAGCCTCGTTCATTGACGGGACGATCCGCTCGACCATTCCGGGGGCGAATCTGTACCTGCTCAATCCGGCGGGGCTGCTGTTCAGGGAGAACGCCACACTGGATGTGTCCGGTTCGGTGCATGTCAGTACCGCCGATTATCTACGCCTGGGCGACGGCGGGTGGTTCGATGCCCATACTCCCGGCAACAGCGTGCTGACGGTCGCACCGGTGGCGGCGTTCGGTTTTCTCGACCCGCCCGCGCCGATCACGGTTAGCGGCGGTTTCCTGCGCGTGCCGGACGGACAAACCCTGTCCCTGATTGGCGGGGACATCACGCTGCACAATGCCACGCTGTACGCCCCGGCGGGGCGGATCAACCTGGCGACAGTCGGCTCGGCTGGGGAGGTGGTTCCCACCGAGACGGATTTGGCCCTGCGGGGCTTCGACGCTCTCGGGACTCTCACCTTGGAAAACAGCTCGGCGCAACGACCGACGGTGAACCTGGGCGATCCGTTTGGTGAAGTCGAGTTGGCCAATCTGGACACCAGCGGTGCGAGCGGCGGGGCCATCTTCATTCGCGGCGGACAGTGGGTCAATCGAGGGGGAGAGGTATTCGCCGATACCTATGGGACGCGGGCGGGACGGGATGTGGATGTCGCAATAGCCGGAAATGTCCAGTTCGACCAAGGCGCCTGGCTTCGCGCCCGTGCACTGAGTTCGGGGACAGGTGGCTCAATCAGTTTTTCTGCCCATGACCTGAATATACTCAAGGGCAGCAAGATCACCACCGAGACTCTTGGTTCAGGTCAGGCCGGGGATGTGACGATCACGGCGCGGAATCTGCTCGTCGACGGCCAGAATGTTCATGTCCTTACCGGCATCGGCAGCCTCACTGGGCCCGGCTCCACGGGCGACGGGGGCGCGGTCAAACTGACTGTCGCCGATAACATCACGGTGCAAAACGGCGGGCGAGTCGGCGCCTCCACCTCCGGCGCGGGCGACGCTGGGGACGTAACGATCATGGCGCGGAATCTGCTCATCGACGGCCAGAATGCTGATAATCCCTCTACCGGCATCGGCAGCCGCACTGAGCGCTACTCCACGGGTAATGGGGGCGTGGTCAAACTGAACATCGCCGATAACATCACGGTGCAAAACGGCGGCGCCATCAGCGCCGTCACCTTCGGCGACGGCAATGCTGGCGACGTGGCAATCACCGCGCGGAATCTGCTCGTCGACCGCCAGGATTCTGATCTCGTTACCGGCATCTTCAGCAGCGTCGAACTCGGTAAGGGTGACGGAGGCACGGTCAATCTGACCCTTTCAGGCACCCTTACGGCGCGAAACGGCGGGGAAATCAGGGCCAGCACCTTTGGCGTGGGCGACGCTGGGGATGTAACGATCACCGCGCGGAATCTGCTCATCGATGGCCAGAATGCGCCGATCTTTACCGGTATCGCCAGTGGCGTCGGACCTAATTCCACGGGTAATGGGGGTACGGTCAACCTGACCATCACCGACTCTCTCACGGTGCGAAACGGTGGGCAGATCAGCACCACCTCGGCGACAACCAACGGTGGCAACATTACCCTCGACGTCGATCATCTCAGGTTGTTCAACGGCGGTGCCATCAGTGCCACCGTCAACGGCGGCTTCGACACCGAAGGCGGCAACGTCACCATCAACAGCGGCAACATCGTCGCCCTGAATGGCAGCACCATTACTGCCCAAGCCAACCAGGGTCGGGGTGGTAACATCCTCATCAACGCCGGCGTATTCCTGCATGACGCCGTCAGCACCGATCAAGTGCTGAATGCCTCCTCGCGCATCACCGGCAACGACGGTACCGTACAAAACAACGCCCCCAACACCGACCTCAGCGGCAATCTGACCGTACTACCAACCAACTACCTGAGTGCCGCTGACCAGCTTGGCGACCGCTGCGGGACCAGCGATCCGGACAGCCGCAGCCGTTTCATCGTGCAGGGGCGCGGCGGGTTGCTACCCGGTCCGGACGATCCGGCGACCGTCCGCCCAGTGCGTTGTCGCGCCGCACCGCCGACCCTGAGCGAGGCCACACCGCCCGCACTCTCATCCGCCCATACGCTCGTAACCGCCGCGCAGGGCTTTGGCAATCGATGACAACGCATGGCCTCTAGAGCCTCTCCATCATGAACAAACTTCCTATATCCCTGCTCGTCGGCCTGGCCCTGGCGCTCCCAATCTTGGCAACGCCCAGCCATGCACAAACGCAGCCCCCTGTCGATAACACGCGACCGAAACCCGCCGCCCAAACCGCGCCAACACCGCCCACCATCAGTCAGACGCCCGTTTACCGACCGCCGCTGCGTGGTGCGCCCGCCACCCGAGTCGGCGGCGCCAACCGAGGCGAACCGGATGGTGGATTGATCCTCAGCGTGCTCGCCCCTGAAAGCACCGGCCTGACCCACCGGGCCCGACCGATCTTGTATTGGTACGCTTCCCAGAAAGTGACCGCCCCGGTGGAATTCACCCTGAACGACGACCACTCTATCAAACCGCTGGTCGAGATAAAAATACCCGCCTCCCAGCCGGGCATTCACGCCCTACCCCTCAACTACACCCTCCAACCCGAGGTCGAGTATCAATGGGTCATCGCCGCCGTGATCGACCCCAACCAGCGCGCGCGCGACATCATCGCCGGCGGCACGATCAAACGGGTTCAGCCCTCCCCAACGCTCGCCACCCAACTGAGTCGGGCCAATCCAAGGGAATTGCCGTTTCTGTACGCCCAGGGAGGATTCTGGTACGACGCCATCGGCACACTGTCCGAGCAAATCGACGCCGACCCGACGGATCGCCACTTACGGGAACAGCGGGCAGCCTTGCTGGAACAGGTCGGATTGAATACCGCCGCCACTTATGACCGGGGAACCAATCCCTGAAAAATGACGGAATGGTCCGGAACCAATGCCGCCCATCGATAAACGCACCGCCTTAGCTCAACATGAGCTATTCAGCCACCTAGAGGCAACCGAACGCGAGCAACTCCTCCTGTTGGGTGTCGAGCGGCGATTTCACGATGGCCGGACGATTTTTCAGCGGGGCGACCCCGGCAACGGCATGATGCTGGTGCTGCGGGGGCAGGTCAAAATCAGTATTGTCTCCGATGAAGGCAAGGAGTTGATTTTTGCCATGACCCAGCCGGGGGAATGCTTCGGTGAGATCGCCCTGCTGGACGGCCAGACCCGCACCGCGGACGCCATCGCGGTCGGAGATTGCGTGCTATTCACGCTGGCGCGTTCCGATTTCATCCCGTTCCTGGAGCGCCATCCACAAGTTGCGATTCGCCTGCTCGCCGTGCTGTGCGGGCGAGTACGCACCACCAGCGACTTCATCGAACGGCTGGCTTTCCAGAATCTGCCCACCCGCCTGGCTCGGCTGCTGCTCAAGCTGGCCGCGACCCAGGGATCGGCCACTCCGACGGGGGTCCGCATCGATCAAAAGCTCTCTCAGCAGGAAATCGGCAACCTCGTCGCCGCCAGCCGCGAGAGTGTCAACAAACAACTGCGGCTCTGGCGGGCGGAAGGGCTGCTCGCCATCAAACAGGGCTACATCACCCTCCTGCAACCCGTCGCGTTGAGTCAACTGGCTCATTCAAGCCGTACCACCAATATCTGACCTCCCTCCTTGCTGACCGGCGTCCCTTCCCGTGGCGGGAGAGGATGGCGGTGTTTCCGACTTCACTCGCGTTCCCGAAAAAATCGGCGAATCGACGCGCGCGCCCGAAAAAAACCGATGAAACGTGAAGCAGCTCACATCTGACCGTCGGGAAAAATGCGTGAATGGCCCCAACAAACGATACGTGAAGGGTGGGGATTCACCGATGCGGAACCCTTCGCGATCAGACGCGCAAGGACACTCCCATGAACGCCAGTCAGGCCATCGAATCAGTTCCTTCCCGCCAATTTGGCGCGGAACCCTTCAGCCTGAATCCACGAATTCGATCCGTGGTGTTGCACATCATCGCCCATCACGGAGTGATGCGGATTCTTGGAATCGGCCACGGCACTCTGCCGTTGTGCCACGACTTACATCATGCGGGTTATACCGTGGTCAACACGGAACCCGAAGAGGTCAGCGCGGCCAATACGGCCGTATTCTCACCGGCGGTTCGTTCTTACCCACCACTGGTAGGCCCTAACAGTGATTCGATCAAGGCGGCGCCTTTCGACATGGCGGTCAGCATCGAATCAGGCGAACCATTTTCCAGACCCTCCGCACTGGTCAAGCTGGCCGCCGTAAATCTTCAGCAAGGCGGCATCCTTGTCTTGTCGATGCCTTATGGCGGCTACCTGAGAAACCTGCTGATCACCGTGCGCGAGTGGTGGAATCTGCCGCGCTTCGCAGTATGGGATGGTGGCTACATGCAACGCCGATCGAGGAAGTGCCTGACCATGTTGCTGAAATCCCATGGTTTCACTGTCATGGAATTCATTGGGGTCCGAAACCGCTGTGCGCAGTGGGAAGCGTTGATTCTGGTGGCAAGGAAAATTGATTAATTGAAATCTCATGGAGCCTAAAAAACCTTAATCCTGGCCTATTTGATCGGATCCTGTACTTGTCAATTCAGGCACATGCAGCAACATACGGTAATTAATGATCCACACAGAAGTGTATAAGCCATATCGAAATACATCATGACCTACTGCTAGCTTTCGATGACTTACGACTAAAGCAAAAGGAGGCAATCAAGCGAAATATCGCCATCTACATATCAACCGCTCCTTAAACACTGTTATCTTTTGGCAAATGCAGCGCTTTTAGGAGCAATCATGTGAGAAAATAGGCAAAAGGAGTCAATCCATGGCAACTTCCATCACCCCTTCTTTGG
Proteins encoded in this window:
- a CDS encoding filamentous hemagglutinin N-terminal domain-containing protein; the encoded protein is MNASHFTDDWRWFIGIAATAFTMILALPVHAGVTTDGTLGQGGALAGPNYQIPADLGQQVGGNLFHSFGQFSIDTGESATFSGPNSVNNIIGRVTGGEASFIDGTIRSTIPGANLYLLNPAGLLFRENATLDVSGSVHVSTADYLRLGDGGWFDAHTPGNSVLTVAPVAAFGFLDPPAPITVSGGFLRVPDGQTLSLIGGDITLHNATLYAPAGRINLATVGSAGEVVPTETDLALRGFDALGTLTLENSSAQRPTVNLGDPFGEVELANLDTSGASGGAIFIRGGQWVNRGGEVFADTYGTRAGRDVDVAIAGNVQFDQGAWLRARALSSGTGGSISFSAHDLNILKGSKITTETLGSGQAGDVTITARNLLVDGQNVHVLTGIGSLTGPGSTGDGGAVKLTVADNITVQNGGRVGASTSGAGDAGDVTIMARNLLIDGQNADNPSTGIGSRTERYSTGNGGVVKLNIADNITVQNGGAISAVTFGDGNAGDVAITARNLLVDRQDSDLVTGIFSSVELGKGDGGTVNLTLSGTLTARNGGEIRASTFGVGDAGDVTITARNLLIDGQNAPIFTGIASGVGPNSTGNGGTVNLTITDSLTVRNGGQISTTSATTNGGNITLDVDHLRLFNGGAISATVNGGFDTEGGNVTINSGNIVALNGSTITAQANQGRGGNILINAGVFLHDAVSTDQVLNASSRITGNDGTVQNNAPNTDLSGNLTVLPTNYLSAADQLGDRCGTSDPDSRSRFIVQGRGGLLPGPDDPATVRPVRCRAAPPTLSEATPPALSSAHTLVTAAQGFGNR
- a CDS encoding DUF928 domain-containing protein; this translates as MNKLPISLLVGLALALPILATPSHAQTQPPVDNTRPKPAAQTAPTPPTISQTPVYRPPLRGAPATRVGGANRGEPDGGLILSVLAPESTGLTHRARPILYWYASQKVTAPVEFTLNDDHSIKPLVEIKIPASQPGIHALPLNYTLQPEVEYQWVIAAVIDPNQRARDIIAGGTIKRVQPSPTLATQLSRANPRELPFLYAQGGFWYDAIGTLSEQIDADPTDRHLREQRAALLEQVGLNTAATYDRGTNP
- a CDS encoding Crp/Fnr family transcriptional regulator: MPPIDKRTALAQHELFSHLEATEREQLLLLGVERRFHDGRTIFQRGDPGNGMMLVLRGQVKISIVSDEGKELIFAMTQPGECFGEIALLDGQTRTADAIAVGDCVLFTLARSDFIPFLERHPQVAIRLLAVLCGRVRTTSDFIERLAFQNLPTRLARLLLKLAATQGSATPTGVRIDQKLSQQEIGNLVAASRESVNKQLRLWRAEGLLAIKQGYITLLQPVALSQLAHSSRTTNI